The following are from one region of the Phormidium sp. PBR-2020 genome:
- a CDS encoding DUF2811 domain-containing protein, producing MNTSVSILAEIPEDLHESLKSYLDTHPDWDQDRIFAAALSLFLLQNGDSSTPEASQNYRRAARVYLETLFQNPE from the coding sequence ATGAACACCAGCGTCAGTATTCTCGCAGAAATCCCTGAAGACCTACATGAATCCCTAAAAAGTTATCTCGATACTCATCCCGACTGGGACCAGGATCGGATTTTCGCGGCAGCGTTGTCTCTATTCCTATTGCAAAATGGCGATAGCAGCACGCCAGAAGCGTCTCAGAACTATCGCCGGGCAGCCCGCGTTTATCTCGAAACCCTGTTTCAAAACCCAGAGTAA
- a CDS encoding site-2 protease family protein produces the protein MNGSFRVGNLFGIPFYLNASWFLVLALVTFSYGGGLASQFPELGAVLPWILGLVAALLLFSSVLAHELGHSFVAQSQGIEVKSITLFLFGGLASLGRESKTPGESFWVAIAGPLVSFGLFGLFTAIVQTVPLSAPMAAILGLLATINLILALFNLIPGLPLDGGNILKSLVWKVTGNPYKGTVFASRVGQVIGWLAIASGVLPLFFNGGFNFWNVLIGWFLLQNAGTSAQSAQIQEKLDRLTAGDAVTPDSPVVPADLSLREFANNYVIGRRNWRKYLVTDENQQLIGALSVDAMRQVPTSDWNDIQVSELMERVDLQTVESNQSLLEVVTLLESEKITELPVIGENGTVLGLLEKNSVIRLLQKKNDSQAKPA, from the coding sequence ATGAACGGCTCGTTCCGTGTCGGAAACCTCTTCGGTATTCCCTTCTATCTCAACGCATCCTGGTTTTTGGTTCTCGCGTTGGTCACCTTCAGCTATGGTGGTGGTCTCGCCAGTCAATTTCCCGAACTCGGTGCGGTTCTGCCCTGGATTTTGGGCTTAGTCGCTGCCTTGCTGCTGTTTTCCTCGGTCTTGGCTCATGAACTCGGTCATAGCTTCGTTGCCCAAAGCCAAGGCATTGAAGTCAAATCCATCACCCTCTTTCTCTTTGGTGGCTTAGCCAGCTTAGGGCGAGAGTCCAAAACTCCGGGAGAATCCTTCTGGGTGGCGATCGCCGGTCCCTTAGTGAGTTTCGGCCTGTTTGGTCTATTCACGGCGATCGTGCAAACGGTCCCCCTCTCCGCCCCCATGGCAGCGATCCTGGGACTGCTAGCCACGATTAACCTAATCCTGGCCCTGTTCAACCTGATTCCTGGACTCCCCCTTGATGGCGGTAACATCCTGAAGTCCCTGGTCTGGAAAGTCACCGGTAACCCTTATAAAGGAACCGTCTTTGCTAGCCGAGTGGGACAAGTAATTGGTTGGTTGGCGATCGCCTCCGGTGTGTTGCCCCTGTTCTTCAACGGAGGTTTCAACTTCTGGAACGTTCTGATTGGCTGGTTCCTCCTGCAAAATGCCGGAACCTCCGCCCAATCGGCCCAAATCCAAGAGAAACTCGATCGCCTCACCGCTGGCGACGCTGTTACCCCTGACAGCCCCGTGGTTCCCGCTGACCTCTCCCTACGAGAGTTTGCCAACAACTACGTTATTGGTCGTCGTAACTGGCGCAAATACCTCGTCACGGACGAGAACCAACAACTCATCGGTGCCCTATCCGTCGATGCCATGCGTCAAGTTCCCACCTCCGACTGGAACGATATCCAAGTCTCTGAGTTGATGGAACGGGTTGATTTACAAACCGTTGAATCCAATCAATCCTTACTCGAAGTCGTCACCCTACTCGAAAGTGAGAAAATCACTGAACTTCCCGTTATTGGTGAAAACGGAACCGTTCTGGGACTGCTGGAGAAAAACTCTGTGATTCGCCTACTCCAGAAGAAAAACGATAGTCAGGCGAAACCCGCTTAG
- a CDS encoding protein-glutamate O-methyltransferase CheR, which translates to MAVKSGRLYRNSIRRLSMIFMSQMPQIPSETSFFRDIKVFEGLRKQIFPELLRRNYQQQQLNIWSAACSRGQEAYSLAMLLDDAFPLMVDRWTIQILASDISDEVLHQARSGVYSDLEIKRRLPKRFRDRYFHCRGNHWVICDEIRLMVQFRRIDLRQPLPPLPQMDLVFLRNLLIYFEVSQRTQLVKRLQPIFKPQGYLVLGASETLTSSIEGFRAILRDGAVFYEFCPSGDASGGDRPILYKV; encoded by the coding sequence ATGGCAGTCAAATCAGGGAGACTCTACCGCAACTCAATCCGCCGTCTGAGCATGATTTTCATGAGCCAGATGCCCCAGATTCCTTCTGAAACCTCCTTTTTTCGGGATATTAAGGTATTTGAGGGCCTCCGTAAGCAAATTTTTCCGGAATTACTCCGTCGCAATTATCAACAACAACAGCTCAACATTTGGTCTGCGGCCTGTTCTCGGGGACAAGAAGCCTACAGCTTAGCCATGTTGCTCGATGATGCCTTTCCTCTGATGGTAGACCGATGGACCATTCAGATTCTCGCCAGTGATATCTCGGATGAGGTTCTGCATCAGGCTCGTTCAGGGGTTTATAGTGACTTAGAAATCAAACGTCGCCTGCCCAAGCGTTTTCGTGACCGTTATTTCCACTGTCGGGGCAACCATTGGGTGATTTGCGATGAAATCCGTCTCATGGTGCAGTTTCGCCGCATTGATCTGCGTCAACCCCTGCCACCTCTGCCTCAAATGGATCTAGTCTTCTTACGAAATCTCTTGATTTATTTTGAGGTTTCCCAACGAACCCAACTGGTGAAACGGCTACAGCCGATTTTCAAACCCCAGGGGTATTTGGTGTTGGGAGCGAGTGAAACCTTAACTAGCTCAATCGAGGGATTTCGAGCCATTCTCCGGGATGGGGCCGTTTTTTATGAGTTCTGTCCCTCGGGGGATGCGTCTGGGGGCGATCGCCCAATACTATATAAGGTATAG
- a CDS encoding cadherin-like domain-containing protein, producing MNITLSFADAANLSVIGSQYANHGLIFSENAIAVRSRELGGQGNFTGNGTDCTLVTYGNGEAIEVGLADTVPAIVAAELTLRYTSPHLDHRVQVLDAEGNIIDDFQLPKTPVDLQKGGRFDNLQTITFEITGEARSFLIGSFANQLGIDKIGLNVRLPEPESEPEPQPEPELGGDTEPEPESAPEPEPEPEPESGLEPEPESGLEPEPEPELESGSEPELESESGLEPETEIEPELESGSEPELESESGLEPETETEPELESESGLEPETETEPELESESEPEPESGLEPEPEPEPEPEPEPEPEPEPVNPIAEHDTVTGETLIGTAGDDTLVYGESDRLLVDTADLLANDSDPNDEAFSIIDVGEAVPGDVLYDNDEIIFIPDGSFATEGSGAFNYTIRNEQGGTAIATATVLDTIPQVLDARGGDNTLQLTNEMIVDLGEAEDQTPEDTLTVLNFTHVIGSSGDDSLHGNNNDNLLIGGEGDDTIIGSDGDNTLVGVDGTNVLIGGDGDDLIIAGTQDQVSGGEGVDTLLIDGDEDVVVEMPDDIEVLITGEGDDSLIGTPGSDSIISAGGNNTLDGGGGGDFFMGGPGGDVIIAANGPDTFAFQDPTDGPDTLLNQNLLPLIGFTNDDVILVSADGFGGDLTPGVLPSEQFTVGNSASDPNHRFILHKPLLGLGDDVLYYDPDGDGPEPQVPILVFRDLTLLDFSETSIMVF from the coding sequence ATGAATATCACTTTAAGCTTTGCGGATGCTGCTAACTTGTCTGTGATTGGCTCCCAATATGCTAATCATGGTTTGATTTTTTCAGAAAATGCGATCGCCGTCCGTAGCCGCGAACTAGGTGGACAGGGCAACTTTACCGGCAATGGCACGGATTGTACCCTCGTCACCTATGGTAATGGTGAGGCGATTGAAGTCGGATTGGCGGATACTGTTCCAGCGATTGTGGCAGCAGAGTTGACCCTTCGCTATACCTCGCCGCATCTGGATCATAGGGTTCAGGTTCTTGACGCAGAGGGGAACATTATTGATGACTTTCAACTCCCAAAAACTCCTGTGGATTTGCAGAAGGGGGGCAGGTTTGATAATTTACAAACCATAACATTTGAGATAACGGGCGAGGCCCGATCATTCTTAATTGGTAGTTTTGCCAATCAACTTGGAATTGATAAGATTGGGCTGAATGTCAGATTGCCTGAGCCTGAATCGGAACCGGAGCCTCAACCGGAGCCTGAACTAGGGGGTGACACTGAACCGGAACCTGAGTCTGCACCCGAGCCGGAACCCGAACCCGAACCCGAGTCTGGATTAGAACCTGAACCCGAGTCTGGATTAGAACCTGAACCTGAACCCGAATTGGAGTCTGGATCTGAACCCGAATTGGAGTCTGAGTCTGGATTAGAACCGGAAACCGAGATTGAACCCGAATTGGAGTCTGGATCTGAACCCGAATTGGAGTCTGAGTCTGGGTTAGAACCGGAAACCGAGACTGAACCCGAATTGGAGTCTGAATCTGGATTAGAACCGGAAACCGAGACTGAACCCGAATTGGAGTCTGAATCTGAACCCGAACCTGAGTCTGGATTGGAACCCGAACCCGAACCCGAACCCGAACCCGAGCCGGAACCTGAACCTGAACCCGAGCCAGTTAATCCGATCGCAGAACATGACACCGTAACTGGGGAGACTCTGATCGGAACTGCTGGCGATGATACGTTGGTTTATGGAGAAAGCGATCGCCTCTTAGTTGATACGGCGGATCTACTGGCCAATGACAGTGACCCGAACGATGAGGCGTTTAGCATTATCGACGTTGGTGAGGCGGTGCCTGGGGATGTGTTGTACGACAATGACGAGATCATCTTTATCCCCGATGGAAGCTTTGCCACTGAAGGCTCTGGAGCCTTTAACTACACCATTCGTAATGAACAAGGGGGAACGGCGATCGCCACAGCGACTGTTCTCGATACCATTCCCCAGGTGTTGGATGCACGAGGCGGGGATAATACGCTGCAACTGACGAACGAGATGATCGTGGATTTGGGTGAGGCAGAGGATCAGACCCCTGAGGATACCTTAACAGTCCTCAATTTTACTCATGTCATCGGGTCGTCTGGAGACGATAGTCTGCATGGTAATAACAACGATAATCTACTCATCGGCGGTGAGGGAGACGATACCATCATCGGAAGCGATGGGGACAATACCCTCGTTGGTGTGGACGGGACCAATGTTTTAATTGGGGGAGACGGCGATGACCTAATTATTGCGGGCACTCAGGATCAAGTCAGTGGGGGAGAAGGTGTCGATACTCTCCTTATCGATGGGGATGAGGATGTTGTGGTAGAGATGCCTGATGATATCGAGGTCTTAATTACTGGGGAGGGCGATGACAGCCTGATTGGAACCCCAGGCTCTGACTCCATTATCTCCGCCGGGGGCAACAATACATTAGATGGAGGCGGCGGTGGTGACTTCTTCATGGGGGGACCTGGAGGCGATGTGATTATTGCAGCCAATGGCCCCGATACTTTCGCGTTCCAAGATCCCACTGATGGCCCCGATACACTGCTGAATCAGAACCTGCTGCCTTTGATTGGATTTACGAACGATGATGTGATTCTGGTCTCCGCTGACGGCTTTGGTGGGGATCTCACTCCAGGTGTTCTCCCTTCTGAGCAATTCACCGTAGGAAATAGTGCCTCTGATCCAAATCATCGCTTTATCTTGCATAAGCCACTTCTGGGTCTCGGCGATGACGTTCTTTACTATGACCCCGATGGTGATGGGCCCGAACCTCAGGTTCCCATTCTCGTTTTCCGGGATTTGACTCTCTTAGACTTTAGTGAAACGTCAATTATGGTCTTTTAG
- a CDS encoding protein phosphatase 2C domain-containing protein, with protein sequence MLFREFANRIDPPETTLPHYLWAVGQLAAQIPVGETLGDRYEVIQPQIWRDRHPDRAPELPAEISLSHLPYLRLVRQSLHVPQIYGFCPQDNSSSDPVLLLDNAPITPQGQLYPSLRESWTHAPAVRQVYWLWQSLQLWPILDEQGVAASLLNPENLRVQGWRVWLLQLHSGNTGHQLTDLGYHWSNWLSGSSAIVAEPMLQICQRMRDGESLPNIEASLNQLLLELAAERPLLLEMYGASDPGPLRSHNEDACYPTARDLNDPERYVPDLAILCDGVGGHDGGEVASQTAVRTLTLQVRELGKSIQHEANPLPPQVISDQLAALVRVANNTIAHQNDSQEREARQRMGTTLVLAWQLGQSLRNDSGVVRPNSHELYLVNIGDSRAYWLTAHYCQQLTVDDDVAHREVEFGRSFAREASQRMDAGALTQALGTRDSEFIHPSIQRFVIEEDGILLLCSDGLSDEDWVEKSWQQVAPAILAGDCPLEDAVQAWIQLANEQNGHDNTSVVMMLCRVSPPPRKPIDPVETNPDFTQPPTDSEFSEASKALLYDQATDVPGSVGRRRRRRPAWPTWLGVILMIVLGVGVFVLAYQQMRPQEDSPDAFPEAPAPEN encoded by the coding sequence GTGCTCTTCCGCGAATTTGCTAACCGCATTGACCCCCCCGAGACCACTCTACCCCACTATCTTTGGGCGGTGGGGCAATTGGCTGCTCAGATTCCGGTGGGGGAAACCCTCGGCGATCGCTATGAGGTCATTCAGCCCCAAATCTGGCGCGATCGCCACCCCGATCGCGCCCCCGAGTTGCCAGCCGAAATTAGCCTCAGCCATCTCCCCTACCTGCGGCTGGTGCGTCAGAGTCTTCATGTACCGCAAATTTACGGCTTTTGTCCCCAAGATAACAGCTCCAGCGACCCAGTTTTACTCCTAGACAACGCCCCCATCACTCCCCAGGGCCAACTTTATCCCAGCCTACGGGAGTCTTGGACCCACGCCCCAGCAGTGCGTCAAGTCTATTGGCTCTGGCAAAGTTTGCAACTCTGGCCCATCCTAGATGAGCAGGGGGTCGCCGCCAGCCTCCTCAACCCAGAAAACCTGCGGGTTCAAGGCTGGCGCGTCTGGTTGCTACAACTCCACAGTGGCAACACCGGCCATCAACTCACCGACTTAGGCTATCACTGGAGCAATTGGCTCAGTGGCTCCTCAGCCATTGTCGCTGAACCGATGCTGCAAATCTGCCAGCGGATGCGTGACGGGGAATCCTTACCCAACATCGAAGCAAGCCTTAATCAACTGCTTCTAGAACTGGCTGCCGAACGACCCCTGCTGCTAGAGATGTACGGGGCCAGCGATCCCGGTCCCCTGCGATCGCACAATGAGGATGCCTGTTACCCCACCGCCAGAGATCTCAACGATCCCGAGCGTTATGTTCCAGACCTAGCCATTCTCTGCGACGGCGTCGGTGGTCATGACGGGGGAGAAGTGGCCAGTCAAACCGCCGTGCGAACCCTCACCCTGCAAGTCCGAGAACTCGGCAAATCCATCCAACACGAAGCCAACCCCCTACCGCCACAGGTTATCTCAGATCAACTGGCCGCCCTCGTTCGCGTCGCCAACAACACCATTGCCCATCAAAACGATAGCCAAGAGCGCGAAGCCCGCCAACGCATGGGAACCACCCTGGTTCTCGCCTGGCAACTGGGGCAGAGTCTACGCAATGACTCAGGAGTAGTGCGCCCCAACAGCCATGAATTATATCTGGTGAACATCGGCGATAGTCGCGCCTACTGGCTCACTGCCCACTACTGTCAACAACTCACCGTTGACGATGACGTGGCCCATCGCGAAGTCGAATTTGGTCGCAGTTTCGCGCGCGAAGCCTCGCAACGGATGGATGCTGGCGCGCTCACCCAGGCCCTGGGAACCCGAGACAGTGAATTTATCCATCCCTCGATTCAGCGATTTGTCATTGAAGAAGATGGCATTTTGCTACTGTGTTCCGACGGACTCAGCGATGAAGATTGGGTCGAGAAGTCCTGGCAACAGGTGGCGCCGGCTATCTTAGCGGGAGATTGTCCCTTAGAGGATGCCGTACAAGCTTGGATTCAACTGGCCAACGAACAAAACGGTCATGACAATACCTCCGTGGTCATGATGCTCTGTCGCGTCTCCCCGCCACCCCGCAAACCCATTGACCCGGTTGAAACCAACCCAGACTTCACCCAGCCCCCCACAGACTCAGAGTTCTCAGAAGCCTCCAAAGCCTTGTTATATGACCAAGCCACTGATGTTCCCGGTTCAGTCGGTCGCCGTCGTCGCCGCCGCCCAGCTTGGCCAACTTGGTTGGGAGTTATCCTGATGATTGTTTTAGGAGTGGGGGTCTTTGTGCTGGCGTACCAACAAATGCGACCCCAAGAGGACTCTCCCGACGCTTTCCCGGAAGCCCCAGCCCCGGAAAACTAA
- a CDS encoding NfeD family protein: MESFTILWLGLGILFCLMELFLPTAFVELSMGLAAFVVALLSLVIPQLSIQIFLWMVLALLFLFALKQFVPKKSSYILAEATEAQTLTAIEPGKVGRVLFEGNSWQARCEGDFLIPAHSKALVVGRQGNTLLVLPEDFEE, translated from the coding sequence ATGGAGAGCTTCACCATACTCTGGCTGGGACTCGGTATCCTGTTTTGTCTCATGGAGTTGTTTCTACCGACAGCGTTTGTCGAACTCTCCATGGGATTGGCAGCGTTTGTTGTGGCGTTGCTCTCATTGGTGATTCCCCAGCTATCGATTCAGATTTTCCTCTGGATGGTCTTGGCGTTGCTGTTCCTGTTTGCCCTCAAACAGTTCGTTCCCAAGAAAAGTTCCTATATTCTGGCAGAAGCAACGGAGGCCCAAACCCTGACGGCGATCGAGCCAGGAAAAGTGGGACGGGTCTTGTTTGAAGGCAATTCTTGGCAAGCTCGCTGTGAGGGAGACTTTTTAATTCCAGCCCACTCTAAGGCTTTGGTGGTGGGTCGTCAGGGCAATACCCTATTAGTTTTGCCAGAAGACTTTGAGGAGTAA
- a CDS encoding SPFH/Band 7/PHB domain protein: MDALWTFIVVVILGGSVANSSVKIVNQGNEVLVETLGKYSGKKLEPGLNFIIPFLDKVVFKETVREKVLDIPAQPCITSDNVAISVDAVVYWRIMDMEKAYYKVEDLRNAMQNLVLTQIRSEMGKLELDQTFTARSEINELLLRELDISTDPWGVKVTRVELRDIIPSKAVQDSMELQMSAERRKRAAVLTSEGERESAVNSARGRAEAQVLEAEASQRAEILHAEAEKQAILLKAEAQRQEKVLKAQATAEAMQILAKTLKVHPKMAESLQFLLAQQYLEMGSEIGTSDSSKVMFMDPRSIPATLEGMKSILSQEELEAVSSEEFTLDS, encoded by the coding sequence ATGGACGCGTTGTGGACATTCATTGTTGTGGTTATTTTAGGCGGTTCTGTGGCGAACAGTTCCGTCAAAATTGTCAACCAAGGGAATGAGGTATTGGTAGAAACTCTCGGTAAATACAGCGGTAAAAAACTTGAGCCGGGTTTGAATTTCATTATTCCCTTTTTGGATAAGGTTGTTTTCAAAGAAACGGTCCGCGAGAAAGTTCTCGATATTCCCGCTCAACCTTGTATCACCTCTGATAACGTGGCTATTTCCGTGGATGCGGTTGTTTATTGGCGCATTATGGATATGGAGAAAGCCTATTATAAGGTTGAAGATTTGAGGAATGCGATGCAGAATTTGGTGTTAACTCAAATTCGCTCAGAAATGGGTAAACTGGAGTTGGATCAAACCTTTACGGCGCGATCGGAAATCAACGAACTGCTGTTGCGAGAGTTAGATATTTCGACAGACCCCTGGGGGGTGAAAGTGACTCGGGTGGAACTGCGGGACATTATTCCCTCGAAGGCGGTTCAGGATTCGATGGAGTTACAGATGTCGGCGGAACGGCGTAAACGGGCGGCGGTGTTGACCTCGGAGGGGGAACGAGAGTCAGCGGTGAACTCCGCTAGAGGACGGGCAGAAGCCCAGGTATTGGAGGCAGAAGCCAGTCAACGAGCCGAGATTTTGCACGCAGAAGCGGAAAAACAGGCGATTTTGCTAAAAGCTGAGGCGCAACGTCAGGAGAAAGTCTTGAAAGCCCAGGCGACAGCGGAGGCGATGCAAATCCTTGCCAAGACCTTAAAAGTCCATCCCAAAATGGCCGAGTCGCTTCAGTTCTTGTTGGCCCAACAGTATCTGGAAATGGGGTCTGAGATTGGCACCAGTGACAGTAGTAAGGTGATGTTTATGGACCCTCGTAGTATTCCTGCGACGCTGGAGGGGATGAAGTCGATTTTGAGTCAGGAGGAGTTAGAGGCGGTGTCTTCTGAGGAGTTCACGTTAGACTCTTAA
- a CDS encoding chlorophyll A-B binding protein yields MENQESKLGFTQFAETWNGRLAMLGFVIGIATEVLTGQGILSQIGLM; encoded by the coding sequence ATGGAAAACCAAGAAAGCAAACTCGGCTTTACTCAATTCGCAGAAACCTGGAACGGTCGTCTAGCCATGCTCGGCTTCGTCATCGGCATCGCCACCGAAGTCCTGACCGGACAAGGGATTCTCTCTCAAATTGGCTTGATGTAA
- a CDS encoding chlorophyll A-B binding protein: protein MENQESKVGFTQFAETWNGRLAMLGFVIGIATEVLTGQGILSQIGLM from the coding sequence ATGGAAAACCAAGAAAGCAAAGTCGGCTTTACCCAATTCGCAGAAACCTGGAACGGTCGCCTAGCGATGCTCGGTTTCGTTATCGGCATCGCCACCGAAGTCCTGACCGGACAAGGGATTCTTTCTCAAATCGGCTTAATGTAA
- a CDS encoding aromatic ring-hydroxylating dioxygenase subunit alpha, protein MLHRDWHPVAEAIEPGTVRSVKLLEREFVIWRCGDRILAWDDRCPHRGVRLSGGTVEEGGLRCPYHGLVFNSQGRCVEVPAVPGWTPSPQLALSGYPAELRYGLVWLSLNPDADPQTIPSFPEWSDLNYRKFLCGAYRFRASPLRVMENFLDVSHFPFVHDGLLGDRRHTEVPEYQTDWNDQGLFIKDVQIWQPNPDGTAEGAQVTYNYHAPTPLCAGFEKLYRDRRLSIFFTICPLEPELAIGWMWIAMNYGSEVPQAELHSFQDRVVRQDIPIVESQQPKRLPLTLSQEGHLPSDRASIAYRQWLQRRGVEFGAIAA, encoded by the coding sequence ATGCTTCATCGAGATTGGCACCCCGTCGCCGAAGCCATCGAACCCGGTACAGTCCGTTCTGTGAAACTCCTCGAACGGGAGTTTGTTATTTGGCGGTGCGGCGATCGCATCCTGGCCTGGGACGATCGCTGTCCCCATCGTGGGGTTCGTCTCTCCGGGGGAACCGTGGAAGAGGGAGGACTCCGTTGTCCCTATCATGGACTGGTGTTTAATAGTCAAGGACGCTGCGTTGAGGTTCCCGCTGTCCCTGGATGGACTCCCTCCCCCCAACTGGCCCTCTCCGGTTACCCCGCCGAACTTCGCTATGGTTTAGTCTGGCTATCCCTCAACCCTGATGCAGACCCCCAAACCATCCCCAGTTTCCCAGAATGGAGTGACCTGAACTACCGTAAATTCCTTTGTGGGGCCTATCGCTTTCGCGCCAGTCCCCTGCGGGTGATGGAGAACTTCCTCGATGTCTCCCACTTCCCCTTCGTCCATGATGGCTTACTCGGCGATCGCCGCCACACAGAAGTCCCCGAGTATCAGACTGACTGGAATGACCAGGGATTATTCATTAAAGATGTACAAATTTGGCAACCCAACCCTGACGGAACCGCAGAAGGGGCCCAGGTGACCTATAACTATCACGCGCCGACCCCTCTGTGTGCCGGGTTCGAGAAACTCTACCGAGATCGCCGCCTCAGCATCTTCTTCACCATCTGTCCCCTAGAACCGGAACTGGCCATAGGTTGGATGTGGATCGCCATGAACTACGGCTCAGAAGTCCCCCAAGCCGAACTTCATAGCTTTCAAGATCGCGTCGTTCGACAAGATATTCCCATAGTAGAGTCTCAACAGCCCAAACGCCTCCCCCTCACTCTCTCCCAAGAGGGACATCTCCCGAGCGATCGCGCCTCTATCGCCTACCGTCAGTGGCTACAACGGCGAGGGGTCGAGTTTGGGGCGATCGCCGCCTAA
- a CDS encoding DUF2283 domain-containing protein produces the protein MAEVKVFYDRTGNTLVVWFGNPQDEVEAEETGNEVILMKDQDGQVIGFEKLNFLPPSDHPIPVAFETVAL, from the coding sequence ATGGCAGAAGTAAAAGTATTCTATGACCGCACCGGCAATACACTTGTTGTCTGGTTTGGAAATCCTCAAGATGAGGTTGAAGCTGAAGAAACCGGCAATGAGGTGATTTTAATGAAGGATCAAGATGGGCAAGTGATTGGGTTTGAAAAGCTTAATTTTTTACCTCCTTCTGATCATCCCATACCCGTTGCCTTTGAAACAGTAGCACTCTAA